In the Candidatus Binatia bacterium genome, one interval contains:
- a CDS encoding GldG family protein, which produces MRRNQSLLGLLGLVFLLFAVIAGAFTGGRTVIDVVYIAANGVAGVFCLIAYLSAGLEQLRNVVSERSTRYGANVIVGSLAFLGVLIVLNYLGARHSKRFDLTEQKVYSLSDQSINVVKNLENELKMLAFVEGGINPELRDLLSNYARYSSKVSYELIDPDKQPELAEKYQIRTYNTVRVEYGNESTLVTQPNEENLTNAIIKVTRKTRKVVCVIEGHGEPDLDDLQSPKGLATFRSALTNENYEVKKVLLPSEPKIPDDCSVVVVAGPQRPFLEHELQALQSYLEHGGRLLALVPPRTGNEFVPVFEKWGIKLGSDVVVDQVVRLFQGPALGLTPLANTYSVHEITRDFKQRTIFPMTRSVKADAAGKSGLSVVELVKTSPSSWAETDLDGVFQRGEASLDGNADLKGPVPVAVAVEANLKQMGFNQDGTARLVVFGSIEFASNRELDGTFYNRDLLMNAVGWLVGESDLVSIRPRGIRASRIQFTPEQSLMTFYLTVLLIPQLLLVAGIAVWWRRE; this is translated from the coding sequence GTGCGCCGCAACCAATCGTTGCTCGGGTTGTTGGGGCTCGTTTTTCTTCTGTTTGCCGTGATCGCGGGTGCCTTCACAGGCGGGCGCACCGTGATCGATGTGGTGTACATCGCAGCCAACGGTGTTGCTGGGGTCTTCTGCCTGATCGCTTACCTGAGCGCTGGCTTGGAGCAACTGCGGAACGTGGTGAGTGAACGGTCCACCCGTTACGGAGCCAATGTGATTGTCGGCTCACTAGCCTTCCTCGGCGTGCTCATTGTGTTGAACTATCTGGGGGCGCGCCACAGCAAGCGGTTCGACCTCACCGAACAGAAGGTATACAGCCTGTCGGACCAGTCGATTAACGTCGTGAAAAACCTCGAAAACGAGCTCAAGATGCTCGCCTTTGTCGAGGGCGGGATTAACCCTGAGTTGCGGGATCTGCTGAGTAACTACGCGCGCTACTCCTCAAAGGTCTCGTACGAGCTCATCGATCCCGACAAGCAGCCGGAGCTGGCGGAGAAATACCAGATTCGGACTTACAACACAGTGCGCGTCGAGTACGGCAACGAAAGCACACTGGTAACCCAGCCGAATGAAGAGAATCTGACGAATGCCATCATCAAAGTCACCCGCAAAACCCGTAAGGTAGTTTGCGTGATTGAGGGTCACGGTGAGCCTGATTTGGACGACCTACAGAGCCCTAAGGGTCTCGCCACTTTCCGCTCTGCCCTGACCAACGAAAATTACGAAGTGAAAAAGGTTCTCCTTCCCTCGGAGCCAAAAATTCCGGACGATTGCTCCGTGGTTGTTGTTGCAGGTCCACAGCGTCCATTTCTCGAGCACGAGTTGCAGGCACTCCAGTCTTATCTCGAACACGGCGGGCGCTTGCTCGCTTTGGTTCCACCGCGCACTGGAAACGAGTTCGTTCCGGTGTTCGAGAAGTGGGGGATAAAGCTCGGAAGCGACGTGGTCGTGGATCAAGTGGTCCGCCTGTTTCAGGGGCCCGCGTTGGGTCTGACGCCACTGGCGAACACTTACAGCGTGCACGAGATCACGCGCGATTTCAAGCAGCGCACAATCTTTCCCATGACACGCTCGGTCAAAGCCGACGCTGCAGGGAAAAGTGGGCTATCCGTCGTGGAACTCGTTAAAACCAGCCCGTCGAGTTGGGCGGAAACCGATTTGGACGGCGTTTTCCAACGTGGCGAGGCGTCCCTCGATGGTAATGCTGACCTCAAAGGGCCCGTGCCGGTGGCAGTGGCCGTGGAAGCCAACCTTAAACAAATGGGGTTCAACCAGGACGGAACCGCTCGGCTGGTGGTGTTCGGGAGCATCGAATTTGCCTCCAACCGCGAGCTTGACGGCACCTTTTACAACCGCGACTTGCTGATGAACGCCGTTGGTTGGCTTGTGGGCGAGAGTGATTTGGTGTCGATTCGACCGCGAGGAATTCGTGCTTCGCGGATCCAATTCACTCCGGAGCAAAGCTTGATGACGTTCTACCTCACCGTGCTGCTGATCCCGCAACTTTTGCTCGTTGCCGGCATCGCAGTTTGGTGGCGGCGAGAGTAG
- the hisG gene encoding ATP phosphoribosyltransferase encodes MSDTAAPRLKLGIPKGSLQDATVELFRRAGWKIAVSDRSYFPSIDDPSIRCSLVRAQEMARYVQDGTLDAGITGVDWIRENDARVRTVCDLVYSKSSFRPTRWVLVVPEDSPVQKPEDLRGKRVATELVNYTRRFFAERNIPVDVEFSWGATEAKAADGLVDAIVEVTETGSTIRANRLRIVCELFQSNPQLIANEAAWSDPWKQAKIQQIAMLLQGALEAEGKVGIKMNVPKERLQQVVSLIPSLTAPTISPLYPTGKLEGREWFAVESVIPEAEVRELIPRLIAEGATGIIEYPLNKIVG; translated from the coding sequence ATGAGCGATACCGCAGCACCGCGATTGAAGCTTGGAATTCCAAAGGGCAGCCTGCAAGACGCTACGGTTGAACTCTTCCGTCGCGCCGGATGGAAGATCGCGGTGTCGGACCGCAGTTACTTCCCCTCGATCGACGACCCCAGCATTCGCTGCTCGCTGGTGCGAGCTCAAGAGATGGCGCGCTACGTTCAAGACGGCACGCTGGACGCAGGCATAACTGGCGTCGATTGGATTCGGGAAAACGACGCGCGGGTGCGCACAGTGTGTGATTTGGTCTATTCCAAGTCGAGCTTCCGCCCCACGCGGTGGGTGCTGGTGGTGCCGGAGGATTCGCCGGTGCAGAAGCCGGAGGACCTCCGCGGCAAGCGAGTGGCCACTGAGTTGGTGAACTACACGCGCCGCTTTTTTGCCGAACGGAATATTCCGGTCGATGTGGAGTTTTCGTGGGGAGCCACCGAGGCCAAAGCTGCCGATGGGTTAGTGGATGCCATCGTGGAGGTAACTGAAACCGGGAGTACGATCCGAGCAAACCGCCTGCGCATCGTATGCGAGCTATTTCAGTCCAACCCGCAATTGATTGCTAACGAGGCAGCTTGGTCCGACCCATGGAAGCAGGCGAAGATCCAACAAATCGCCATGCTTCTGCAGGGAGCTCTCGAGGCCGAGGGCAAGGTGGGGATCAAGATGAATGTTCCAAAGGAACGGCTCCAGCAAGTCGTGTCGCTGATCCCAAGCCTTACCGCCCCTACAATATCTCCGCTTTACCCGACCGGAAAACTCGAAGGCCGTGAGTGGTTCGCGGTGGAGAGCGTGATCCCTGAAGCTGAGGTGCGAGAACTCATTCCTCGGCTGATCGCCGAGGGTGCGACCGGGATTATCGAGTACCCCCTGAATAAAATTGTCGGGTGA
- the hisI gene encoding phosphoribosyl-AMP cyclohydrolase, which translates to MNIEPDFAKRGGLVVVVTQDAESGEVLMVAYMNREAWEATLATGRACYWSTSRNQLWVKGESSGHVQEVKEIRIDCDRDAVLLKVRQHGGAACHEGYPSCFFRKRVDDRWEVVEERVVDPGELYRQPK; encoded by the coding sequence ATGAACATCGAGCCCGACTTTGCAAAGCGTGGCGGCCTCGTTGTGGTCGTTACTCAAGATGCCGAGAGTGGCGAAGTGCTGATGGTCGCTTACATGAACCGCGAGGCTTGGGAAGCAACGTTGGCGACGGGCAGAGCGTGCTACTGGAGCACGTCGCGAAACCAGTTGTGGGTCAAGGGCGAGAGCTCGGGCCATGTTCAAGAGGTCAAAGAGATTCGGATCGACTGCGATCGCGATGCGGTGTTACTCAAGGTGCGTCAACACGGCGGCGCCGCTTGCCATGAAGGGTATCCGAGTTGTTTCTTCCGCAAACGGGTGGACGACCGATGGGAGGTCGTGGAAGAGCGAGTGGTGGACCCGGGAGAGCTTTACCGGCAACCAAAGTGA
- a CDS encoding cob(I)yrinic acid a,c-diamide adenosyltransferase: MAIRITRVYTRTGDQGETALVGGKRVPKDTARIEAYGTLDELNAVLGIARTFNSETQPVPVRERVEAILKQLQNELFDLGSELATPPEAHHSEMFRVSEREVTALEKMLDSLQTDLEPLRSFILPGGGKVSAFLHQARTVCRRAERLVLRLSREEDIGPWPLRYLNRLSDLLFVLARWVAKQTGEPEFLWERGLQPRAKNRPAKTEKGESE, from the coding sequence ATGGCCATTCGGATTACGCGAGTGTACACCCGAACAGGTGACCAAGGGGAAACCGCCCTCGTTGGAGGCAAACGAGTCCCGAAGGATACCGCGCGAATCGAGGCCTACGGTACGCTCGACGAGTTGAACGCAGTGCTCGGCATTGCTCGCACATTCAACAGCGAAACGCAGCCGGTGCCAGTACGTGAACGTGTGGAAGCGATTCTCAAGCAACTGCAAAATGAGCTATTCGACCTCGGGAGTGAACTCGCAACGCCCCCGGAAGCCCATCACAGCGAGATGTTTCGCGTGAGCGAACGCGAAGTAACCGCACTGGAGAAAATGTTGGACAGTTTGCAGACGGACCTGGAGCCGCTTCGGTCCTTCATTTTACCCGGCGGAGGAAAGGTCAGCGCCTTTTTGCATCAAGCACGCACGGTGTGCCGCCGTGCCGAGCGTCTGGTATTACGGCTGAGCCGAGAAGAGGACATTGGCCCTTGGCCACTTCGGTATCTCAACCGACTGAGCGACCTCTTGTTCGTACTCGCTCGCTGGGTGGCAAAGCAGACTGGCGAGCCGGAGTTTCTCTGGGAGCGCGGCTTACAGCCTCGGGCGAAGAACCGTCCCGCAAAGACCGAAAAGGGGGAATCAGAGTGA
- a CDS encoding MATE family efflux transporter — protein MDGDSASSLSVAVVGGRSAALTRQELLHTIWQLAWPVIITLLLESLVGLVDTLMVGRLGADAVAAVGVGAQILNSVSIAMTAVGTGTLALVARSVGAGHRDFAERVVAQALIAASALSCLCIAPVIVFAESVVGWFGVQPQVHELGTQFTRLVMLSIPQSATLFVIGSALRAAGDTRTPLLIGALVNVVNVVGNYVFIFGAFGFPALGVRGSALATVVAFTTGVVLGVALLMRGRLSLRLEPDHFRVDFTLIRRVLRIGYPAATEQLLMQVGFFLYLVFAARYGTSAVAAYFIGVRILALSFLPGYGFAAAAAALVGQSLGAKQPQLARRSGWESNRLAVYLMSLCGIVIIALAAPIASTFVDDPEVIRDTVAFIWALGVSQPFMAIDFTLGGALRGAGDTRFPLVAVFVGFYGCRLGCAYLVTNVVHWDVQWLWLSLVGDYVARAALKAWRFHSGRWESVRV, from the coding sequence ATGGACGGTGACTCCGCTTCATCGCTTTCTGTCGCTGTAGTTGGCGGCCGCAGCGCGGCACTGACCCGCCAAGAACTTCTGCACACCATTTGGCAGCTTGCGTGGCCAGTCATCATCACCCTGTTGCTGGAGTCACTCGTCGGTTTGGTCGACACACTGATGGTGGGCAGGCTCGGAGCCGACGCAGTTGCGGCTGTCGGAGTTGGCGCTCAGATCCTCAATAGCGTGAGCATCGCAATGACGGCTGTGGGCACCGGCACGTTAGCGCTGGTGGCGCGGTCGGTAGGTGCCGGGCATCGAGACTTTGCCGAACGGGTGGTGGCGCAAGCGCTCATCGCCGCCAGTGCTTTATCCTGCCTGTGCATCGCCCCGGTGATTGTGTTTGCCGAGTCTGTCGTTGGCTGGTTCGGAGTACAGCCGCAAGTGCATGAACTCGGTACGCAGTTCACCCGCTTGGTGATGCTCTCGATTCCCCAGTCGGCCACGCTCTTCGTCATCGGCTCGGCACTGCGGGCCGCGGGTGACACCCGCACGCCTCTGTTGATCGGCGCCTTAGTGAACGTGGTGAACGTTGTGGGCAACTATGTGTTCATCTTTGGCGCATTTGGATTTCCGGCGCTTGGTGTGCGCGGTTCAGCGCTGGCCACCGTAGTGGCTTTTACAACCGGCGTTGTGCTGGGCGTCGCTCTGCTGATGCGCGGTCGGCTATCGCTGCGGCTGGAACCCGATCACTTTCGCGTCGACTTCACGCTCATTCGGCGCGTGCTTCGGATTGGCTATCCCGCGGCCACCGAGCAGTTGCTCATGCAAGTTGGATTCTTCCTCTACCTGGTGTTCGCGGCTCGGTACGGTACAAGCGCCGTGGCCGCGTACTTCATCGGTGTTCGGATCCTCGCGCTCTCCTTCTTGCCCGGCTACGGTTTTGCTGCAGCGGCTGCCGCATTGGTAGGCCAAAGTCTTGGCGCGAAACAGCCGCAATTGGCCCGGCGGTCGGGTTGGGAATCGAACCGCCTCGCAGTTTACCTCATGTCGCTGTGCGGCATCGTGATCATCGCACTGGCGGCCCCGATTGCTTCGACGTTTGTCGACGATCCGGAGGTGATTCGCGATACTGTCGCGTTCATTTGGGCACTCGGTGTCTCTCAACCCTTCATGGCGATCGACTTCACCTTGGGCGGCGCACTTCGAGGCGCGGGCGACACCCGGTTCCCGCTGGTAGCGGTTTTCGTTGGTTTCTACGGTTGTCGTCTCGGCTGTGCGTACTTGGTGACAAACGTGGTTCACTGGGACGTACAGTGGCTCTGGCTCTCGTTGGTGGGTGATTACGTGGCCCGAGCCGCGCTGAAAGCGTGGCGGTTTCACAGTGGCCGCTGGGAAAGTGTCCGGGTGTGA
- a CDS encoding cupin domain-containing protein, translating to MCTRRLPFFATGLWASLCATSVILSGCSTRNEIFQAQSQLLVARPNSASTISALLDDATHNWTDKPIEARELCSLGRATVQLVRILGAEEPHDHPDHDLLVVLLRGGGSMALADRTVPLQAGDVVVIEHGARHAFRNHHRGGSLALVVRLSPAAGGEPSIR from the coding sequence ATGTGCACCCGACGATTGCCGTTTTTTGCAACAGGCCTGTGGGCATCCCTGTGCGCGACGTCGGTCATCCTCAGTGGTTGCTCGACGAGGAACGAAATATTCCAGGCGCAAAGCCAGCTTCTTGTCGCCCGGCCGAACTCTGCCTCCACGATCAGCGCCTTGCTGGACGACGCCACCCACAATTGGACCGACAAGCCCATCGAGGCACGGGAACTGTGTTCGCTTGGGCGTGCCACGGTGCAGCTCGTGCGCATTCTGGGCGCTGAAGAACCGCACGATCATCCGGATCACGACCTGCTGGTCGTGCTGCTTCGTGGCGGAGGCTCGATGGCCCTGGCCGATCGCACCGTTCCACTGCAAGCGGGCGATGTGGTCGTTATCGAACATGGTGCTCGGCACGCGTTTCGGAACCATCACCGAGGCGGCTCTCTTGCCCTAGTTGTCCGGCTCAGCCCTGCTGCTGGTGGGGAGCCGTCAATCCGTTGA
- the gloB gene encoding hydroxyacylglutathione hydrolase, with product MIEVVPIPQLVDNYAYLVIDPKTKKAAVIDCAEAGPVLEEVRKRDVQVTALLPTHHHYDHVGGHEEFLRTFPVDVYAYVGQRSRIPGCTREVSEGDEIRIGALITSVIFIPAHTTGHVAYHFPGEKVVFTGDTLFVAGCGRLFEGDAATMMASLQKLASLPDDTKVYCGHEYSQKNLEFALQLEPRNQALQQKYQRVLTLRQQGLPTVPSTIAEEKATNPFLRWHSAELQASLRQVDPNLPLEPVAIFAKVRSLKDAY from the coding sequence ATGATCGAAGTCGTCCCGATCCCCCAACTCGTGGACAACTACGCGTACCTCGTCATTGATCCCAAAACGAAAAAAGCGGCGGTGATCGATTGTGCTGAGGCCGGCCCCGTGCTGGAGGAGGTGCGCAAACGAGACGTCCAAGTCACGGCACTGTTGCCGACACACCACCATTACGATCACGTCGGCGGGCACGAGGAGTTTTTGCGAACGTTCCCAGTCGATGTGTATGCATACGTAGGACAGCGGTCGCGCATCCCTGGGTGCACCCGCGAAGTTTCCGAGGGTGACGAGATTCGAATTGGAGCCCTGATCACGAGCGTGATCTTCATTCCTGCCCACACAACCGGTCACGTTGCCTACCACTTCCCGGGCGAGAAGGTGGTGTTCACCGGAGACACCTTGTTCGTTGCCGGGTGCGGTCGCCTATTCGAAGGCGACGCAGCGACGATGATGGCTTCCCTACAAAAGCTGGCATCACTTCCGGATGACACGAAGGTCTACTGTGGGCACGAATACAGCCAGAAGAATCTAGAATTTGCCTTGCAGCTCGAGCCTCGGAACCAGGCGTTACAGCAAAAGTACCAACGGGTACTCACGCTACGCCAGCAGGGTCTGCCAACGGTGCCCAGTACTATCGCCGAAGAGAAAGCCACAAATCCCTTTCTGCGCTGGCACAGTGCCGAGTTGCAAGCTTCCCTGCGACAAGTCGACCCGAATCTGCCGTTAGAGCCCGTCGCAATCTTCGCCAAAGTACGGTCGTTGAAGGACGCCTATTAG
- a CDS encoding MBL fold metallo-hydrolase, with product MTQSTLYLRQLELGPMENFVYIVGDRATRKVALVDPAWDIDAIVAELEEHELDPVAILITHFHPDHLGGNLFGHHIAGAAEFLQRNYPLKVYLHKAEVDYAQRIAGLSSSDLVPTEGGDTLQVGNVNIRFLHTPGHTPGSQCFLVENSLISGDTLFIGSCGRVDLPGSDPAQMYDSLVNKLAALPEETILYPGHNYASERSSTIGKEKRSNLYLRFQRLEDFLRFMGYA from the coding sequence GTGACACAATCGACATTGTATCTCCGGCAACTCGAACTCGGTCCGATGGAAAACTTTGTATACATTGTCGGGGACCGAGCCACGCGCAAGGTTGCGCTGGTCGATCCTGCGTGGGACATTGATGCGATCGTCGCAGAGTTGGAAGAGCACGAACTCGATCCAGTTGCGATCTTGATCACGCACTTTCACCCGGACCATCTGGGCGGCAACCTGTTCGGCCACCACATTGCCGGAGCTGCTGAGTTTCTCCAACGCAACTACCCGTTGAAGGTCTACCTCCACAAAGCGGAGGTCGACTACGCCCAGCGCATCGCCGGGCTGTCGAGTTCGGATTTGGTGCCGACCGAGGGCGGGGATACTCTTCAGGTGGGTAACGTGAACATCCGCTTTCTCCACACTCCCGGACACACGCCGGGGTCGCAATGCTTTCTCGTGGAGAACTCTCTGATTTCCGGCGACACGCTGTTCATTGGGAGCTGTGGGCGTGTGGATCTCCCCGGTAGTGATCCCGCGCAAATGTACGACAGCCTGGTGAACAAGCTCGCCGCCCTTCCCGAGGAGACCATTCTCTATCCCGGGCACAACTACGCTTCAGAGCGAAGCTCGACAATCGGCAAGGAAAAACGGTCCAATCTCTACCTCCGTTTCCAGCGGCTCGAGGACTTTTTGCGCTTCATGGGATACGCATGA
- a CDS encoding serine acetyltransferase — protein MRAQPTRYDELEHIIDAVTASYDGTHEIDSLETAALPNRRAVIDALHHLKHVIYMGFYTLRPLTRGNLRYAISEHLHPAYEILVEQIGRAQTWERMCSRETVPRDPGWAEEVVLRLLRKLPELRDLLNLDVLAAFAGDPAAKSVEEVVFSYPAIQAITTHRIAHELYLEQVPMIPRILSEYAHSETGIDIHPGATIGKSFFIDHGTGVVIGETCVIGNNVKIYQGVTLGALSVPRDADGVLLRNRKRHPTIEDNVTIYSGATILGGDTVIGEGSIIGGNLWIVESVPPHSRLTRETHPQHR, from the coding sequence ATGAGAGCACAGCCCACGCGCTACGACGAACTCGAGCACATTATCGACGCGGTAACGGCGAGCTACGACGGGACTCACGAAATCGACAGCTTGGAAACAGCCGCCCTGCCGAACCGACGTGCCGTCATCGACGCACTCCACCACCTCAAGCATGTCATCTACATGGGCTTTTATACGCTGCGTCCACTCACGCGTGGCAACCTGCGCTATGCCATCAGTGAGCATCTGCACCCGGCTTACGAAATTTTGGTGGAACAGATCGGGCGTGCCCAAACTTGGGAACGCATGTGTTCGCGTGAAACCGTCCCACGTGACCCAGGCTGGGCCGAAGAAGTCGTCCTCAGGCTCCTGCGAAAACTCCCCGAACTGCGTGACCTCTTGAACCTCGACGTACTCGCAGCCTTTGCAGGCGACCCTGCGGCCAAAAGCGTGGAAGAAGTCGTCTTCAGTTACCCTGCCATCCAGGCGATTACGACGCACCGCATCGCTCACGAGCTTTACCTCGAGCAGGTGCCCATGATCCCACGCATTCTCTCGGAGTACGCCCACAGCGAGACTGGCATTGACATTCACCCAGGAGCGACAATCGGGAAGAGCTTTTTTATCGACCACGGGACTGGAGTGGTCATCGGAGAGACGTGCGTCATCGGCAACAACGTGAAAATCTACCAAGGGGTTACCCTCGGCGCGTTGAGCGTGCCGCGGGATGCCGACGGAGTGTTGCTTCGGAACCGGAAGCGACACCCGACGATTGAAGATAACGTCACGATCTACTCGGGAGCGACGATCCTCGGAGGCGACACCGTCATCGGCGAGGGATCCATCATTGGCGGGAACCTGTGGATCGTCGAGTCCGTGCCCCCGCACAGTCGCTTGACTCGAGAAACGCATCCGCAACACCGTTGA
- a CDS encoding gamma-glutamylcyclotransferase, with translation MSAFPSLFVYGTLRDANLVYQLTGKSFRSEEAWLLDYERHELPHTYPFVTASPGKCVRGLILYDVDQESLTAFDRYECRGVLYDRVTARAKTRNGVQEVLVYVRCKDRLPLREQDGSDGP, from the coding sequence ATGAGCGCCTTCCCGTCGCTCTTTGTGTACGGAACTCTTCGGGACGCAAATCTCGTTTATCAGCTGACCGGCAAGTCGTTTCGGTCCGAAGAGGCCTGGCTTTTGGATTACGAGCGGCACGAGTTGCCGCACACCTACCCATTCGTGACCGCGTCGCCAGGGAAATGCGTGCGCGGCCTGATCTTGTATGATGTCGACCAGGAGTCGCTCACCGCGTTCGATCGTTACGAATGTCGCGGGGTGCTTTACGACCGGGTAACGGCCAGGGCAAAAACGAGAAACGGAGTTCAGGAGGTGCTCGTCTACGTGCGTTGCAAGGATCGCCTTCCGCTCCGCGAGCAAGACGGCAGCGACGGTCCTTGA
- the lpxD gene encoding UDP-3-O-(3-hydroxymyristoyl)glucosamine N-acyltransferase, producing the protein MRLDEIALRIGCELRGAGDVEIHRIMPIQEAGPGDLTFLANPKYRRYLASTKASAVILHRNEPEIPLPSLRADDPYEAFARAVDLFFTPVPTWEGIHPTAVIHPSAELGPDCTIGPYCVIGPGVTLGARGRLEAHVVLYPEVKIGDDFHAHSHVVVRERVIIGHRVTLQPGCVIGGDGFGFVLSPDGVARRITQAGTVILEDDVEVGANTTIDRAAIGATRVRRGAKLDNLVMVAHGCTIGEGTAIAAQTGLSGSTQVGRFVRLGGQVGAAGHLSIGDGAQVAAQSGVHNDVPAGATYGGTPAVEIRQWRRKHAALQRLPEALQRLRRLERQMEVLVARAGRFDDGREEE; encoded by the coding sequence ATGAGACTGGACGAAATTGCGCTTCGCATTGGGTGTGAGCTGCGCGGCGCCGGCGACGTAGAGATCCATAGGATTATGCCGATTCAAGAGGCGGGGCCGGGCGACCTGACTTTTCTCGCCAACCCCAAGTACCGCCGCTATCTGGCGTCGACGAAGGCCTCCGCTGTCATTCTCCACCGCAACGAACCGGAGATCCCCCTGCCCTCACTTCGTGCGGATGACCCTTATGAAGCGTTTGCGCGGGCGGTCGACTTGTTTTTCACCCCGGTGCCAACTTGGGAAGGCATTCACCCAACAGCCGTGATCCATCCATCGGCGGAGCTTGGTCCGGACTGCACCATTGGCCCCTACTGTGTCATCGGCCCGGGGGTAACGCTCGGCGCCCGCGGAAGGCTCGAAGCTCACGTGGTGCTGTACCCCGAGGTGAAGATCGGCGACGACTTTCACGCTCATAGCCACGTCGTGGTGCGCGAGCGGGTCATCATTGGCCACCGGGTGACACTGCAACCGGGCTGCGTGATTGGCGGCGACGGTTTCGGCTTCGTGCTGTCGCCCGACGGGGTAGCCCGCCGCATCACCCAAGCGGGCACGGTGATTCTCGAGGATGATGTGGAGGTCGGAGCGAACACCACGATCGACCGCGCGGCAATCGGCGCCACGCGCGTGCGTCGCGGTGCAAAGCTCGACAATCTCGTCATGGTTGCTCACGGGTGCACGATTGGTGAGGGGACAGCCATTGCCGCGCAAACCGGATTGTCGGGCAGCACCCAAGTGGGTCGATTCGTCCGCCTCGGAGGTCAGGTGGGTGCTGCCGGGCATCTTTCGATCGGCGATGGCGCACAGGTGGCCGCTCAGTCGGGAGTTCATAATGATGTCCCTGCCGGGGCAACCTACGGAGGGACTCCGGCGGTAGAGATCCGGCAGTGGCGCAGGAAGCACGCAGCGCTGCAGCGCTTGCCCGAGGCGCTGCAGCGGTTACGACGCTTAGAACGCCAAATGGAGGTACTGGTTGCACGCGCCGGAAGATTTGATGACGGCAGGGAGGAAGAATGA
- a CDS encoding ABC transporter permease, which translates to MKNALTIAGKELRSAFVSPIAYVVLTGFMLLGGWFFFNLLNRFNFLVQIYMSFRNPEVQMRLNLNELVVAPLLGNLSVVLIILVPVITMRSFAEEKRAGTYELLLTSPLSVAEIVAGKFLGVVAFLIIMLGLTAIYPIILLVYGNPEPGIIAAGYLGLFLLAISFATVGLLTSSFTDNQIVAAVSCLIVLLLLYVISWPAETAGPTLAAVLRYLSLTEHFSEMVKGVIETKDLIYFGSVIALALYLTHRSVESVRWR; encoded by the coding sequence ATGAAAAACGCGTTGACGATCGCTGGAAAGGAGCTCCGCTCGGCGTTTGTCTCGCCGATTGCTTATGTCGTGCTCACGGGGTTCATGCTCCTTGGCGGTTGGTTCTTCTTCAACCTCCTCAACCGGTTCAACTTCCTGGTGCAGATCTACATGAGCTTTCGGAACCCCGAAGTTCAAATGCGCCTGAACTTGAACGAGCTCGTTGTCGCTCCGCTGCTCGGGAATCTCTCGGTCGTGCTCATCATTCTTGTGCCAGTGATCACGATGCGGTCGTTTGCGGAGGAGAAGCGCGCCGGCACCTACGAGCTCCTGTTGACCTCGCCTCTCTCCGTGGCGGAAATTGTCGCTGGGAAATTCCTCGGTGTGGTGGCGTTTTTGATCATCATGCTGGGGCTGACAGCGATCTATCCGATCATCTTGCTGGTTTACGGCAACCCGGAACCTGGCATCATTGCTGCGGGTTACTTAGGGCTGTTCCTGCTGGCGATCTCCTTCGCCACGGTTGGCCTCCTCACCTCATCCTTCACCGACAACCAAATTGTCGCCGCAGTAAGCTGCTTGATCGTCCTGCTGTTGCTTTACGTGATCTCCTGGCCCGCGGAGACGGCTGGTCCCACGCTGGCGGCCGTGCTGCGTTATTTGTCGCTGACCGAGCACTTTTCTGAGATGGTGAAAGGCGTCATCGAAACCAAGGATCTCATTTACTTCGGCAGCGTCATCGCTCTCGCACTCTACCTAACACATCGTTCGGTCGAATCGGTTCGCTGGAGGTAA